From the Streptomyces sp. Tu 2975 genome, one window contains:
- a CDS encoding response regulator transcription factor, producing the protein MQSILVVDDDPTVAEVVTGYLERAGFAVDRAADGPQALRLAAGRRPDLVVLDLMLPGMDGLEVCRRLRAGEQAPVPVIMLTARGDEDDRILGLEVGADDYVTKPFSPRELVLRVESVLRRGGGGAGERRAGPELAAAGIVLDPGARRATKDGRELALTLREFDLLAHLMRHPGKAIGRERLMQDVWGWEFGDLSTVTVHVRRLRGKIEDDPARPKLIQTVWGVGYRFDVAEEG; encoded by the coding sequence ATGCAGAGCATTCTGGTCGTGGACGACGACCCGACGGTCGCGGAGGTCGTCACCGGGTACCTGGAGCGCGCGGGTTTCGCCGTGGACCGTGCCGCCGACGGGCCGCAGGCGTTGCGGCTCGCGGCCGGGCGGCGACCCGACCTGGTCGTGCTGGACCTGATGCTGCCGGGCATGGACGGCCTGGAGGTGTGCCGCCGGCTGCGGGCCGGTGAACAGGCGCCCGTACCGGTGATCATGCTCACGGCGCGCGGTGACGAGGACGACCGCATCCTGGGCCTCGAAGTGGGCGCGGACGACTACGTGACCAAGCCGTTCAGCCCGCGGGAGCTGGTGCTGCGGGTCGAGTCGGTGCTGCGCAGGGGCGGCGGGGGAGCGGGGGAGCGGCGCGCCGGGCCGGAGCTGGCGGCGGCGGGCATCGTGCTGGACCCGGGTGCCCGGCGCGCGACGAAGGACGGGCGCGAACTGGCCCTGACGCTCAGGGAGTTCGATCTGCTGGCCCATCTGATGCGGCACCCGGGCAAGGCGATCGGCCGTGAGCGGCTGATGCAGGACGTGTGGGGCTGGGAGTTCGGTGACCTGTCGACCGTGACCGTCCATGTGCGCCGCCTGCGCGGCAAGATCGAGGACGACCCGGCCCGGCCGAAGCTGATCCAGACGGTGTGGGGGGTCGGATACCGCTTCGACGTGGCGGAAGAGGGCTGA
- a CDS encoding alcohol dehydrogenase catalytic domain-containing protein produces the protein MKALTYQGRHDIRYEEVPDPVVASPTHAVVQVTAAGICGSDLHIYGGNPFSPEVGYTPGHECVGVVVEIGDQVTRFRPGDRVMLPASVGCTLCPTCAAGYTARCERAKSMTDLCYGVSPQLPGSQAQALAVPYADINLIRLPEDISDEAAVVLTDNAPTAWYGCRRARIGPGETVLVIGLGPVGLMAAQSAFAMGAARVLGVDLVAERRTFAATLGVEPVEGEDTRAAVRDMTGGRGPDAVVEAVGSDATIELALKTVRQAGRVSVVGVSQNEAFPFHMGLAQVKELEFAIGLCSVHYELPVLMSLTQAGRLTPEVVVSHRFALSEGPAAYELFSSRADGVHKILLDPSR, from the coding sequence GTGAAGGCGCTGACGTACCAAGGCCGTCATGACATCCGCTACGAGGAGGTCCCCGACCCGGTCGTGGCGAGCCCCACGCACGCGGTCGTCCAGGTCACCGCGGCCGGCATCTGCGGCAGCGACCTGCACATCTACGGCGGCAACCCGTTCAGTCCCGAGGTCGGCTACACCCCGGGGCACGAGTGCGTCGGCGTGGTCGTCGAGATCGGTGACCAGGTCACCCGCTTCCGGCCCGGTGACCGGGTCATGCTTCCCGCGTCGGTCGGCTGCACCCTGTGCCCGACCTGCGCGGCCGGCTACACCGCGCGGTGCGAGCGCGCCAAGAGCATGACCGACCTCTGCTACGGCGTGAGCCCGCAGCTCCCGGGCAGCCAGGCCCAGGCCCTCGCGGTGCCCTACGCCGACATCAACCTGATACGCCTGCCGGAGGACATCTCCGACGAGGCCGCCGTGGTGCTCACCGACAACGCACCCACGGCCTGGTACGGCTGCCGCCGCGCCCGCATCGGCCCCGGCGAGACGGTGCTCGTCATCGGCCTCGGCCCGGTCGGCCTGATGGCCGCCCAGTCCGCCTTCGCCATGGGCGCCGCACGGGTGCTGGGCGTGGACCTGGTCGCGGAGCGGCGTACCTTCGCCGCCACGCTGGGCGTCGAGCCGGTCGAGGGCGAGGACACCCGGGCGGCCGTGCGCGACATGACCGGGGGGCGCGGACCGGACGCCGTGGTGGAGGCCGTGGGCTCGGACGCCACCATCGAGCTCGCCCTCAAGACCGTGCGGCAGGCCGGACGGGTCAGCGTCGTCGGGGTCAGCCAGAACGAGGCCTTCCCCTTCCACATGGGGCTGGCGCAGGTCAAGGAGCTGGAGTTCGCCATCGGCCTGTGCTCGGTCCACTACGAGCTGCCGGTCCTGATGTCCCTCACCCAGGCCGGCCGGCTCACCCCGGAGGTCGTGGTCTCGCACCGCTTCGCGCTCTCCGAGGGCCCCGCGGCGTACGAACTGTTCAGCAGCCGCGCCGACGGTGTTCACAAGATCCTTCTCGATCCGTCCCGCTGA
- a CDS encoding HAMP domain-containing sensor histidine kinase yields MRDMLLIAFYALMGAAAAGIVGALVLRVLRHRSVAVSLTVVAAVTVTAMLAGTLAVAQAMFLSPHDLTVVTMVVAMAAVVSLGTALLLGRWVVARSRELALAARSFGDGGSFAAPGVPSTAELEALSRELAATSDKLAESRQRERALETSRRELVAWISHDLRTPLAGLRAMSEALEDGVVQDPDRYFRQIRTEVDRLNSMVGDLFELSRIHAGALALTPTRMSLYDLVGEALAGADPLAREHGVRLVGDGVEPVPVEVDGKEMTRVLANLLVNAIRRTPADGTVAVAAERRQDWVVVSVTDGCGGIPEEDLPRVFDTGWRGSQARTPPAGAGLGLAIVRGIVEAHAGRAEVSNVSGGCRFEVSLPAAAPR; encoded by the coding sequence GTGCGGGACATGCTGCTCATCGCGTTCTACGCCCTGATGGGCGCTGCCGCGGCCGGGATCGTCGGCGCCCTCGTACTGCGGGTGCTGCGGCACCGTTCCGTCGCGGTGTCGCTGACCGTGGTCGCGGCGGTGACCGTGACCGCCATGCTGGCGGGCACCCTGGCGGTCGCACAGGCGATGTTCCTGTCGCCGCACGACCTGACCGTGGTCACGATGGTCGTGGCGATGGCGGCCGTGGTCTCCCTGGGCACGGCGCTGCTGCTCGGCAGATGGGTCGTCGCACGCAGTCGTGAACTGGCCCTCGCGGCACGGTCGTTCGGGGACGGCGGTTCCTTCGCCGCGCCCGGCGTCCCCTCCACGGCGGAACTGGAGGCGCTCAGCAGGGAACTGGCGGCCACCAGCGACAAGCTCGCCGAGTCCCGGCAACGGGAACGCGCTCTCGAGACGTCCCGGCGTGAGCTCGTCGCCTGGATCTCACACGATCTGCGCACCCCGCTCGCCGGACTGCGTGCCATGTCGGAGGCGCTGGAGGACGGCGTCGTCCAGGACCCCGACCGCTACTTCCGCCAGATCCGCACCGAGGTCGACCGGCTCAACTCGATGGTCGGCGACCTCTTCGAGCTGTCCCGCATCCACGCGGGCGCCCTCGCGCTGACCCCGACCCGTATGTCGCTCTACGACCTGGTCGGGGAGGCTCTCGCGGGCGCCGACCCGCTGGCCCGCGAGCACGGAGTGCGGCTGGTAGGTGACGGCGTCGAACCGGTGCCGGTCGAGGTGGACGGCAAGGAGATGACCCGGGTCCTCGCCAATCTGCTGGTGAACGCCATCCGCCGGACCCCTGCCGACGGCACGGTCGCCGTAGCCGCGGAACGGCGCCAGGACTGGGTGGTCGTCTCCGTCACCGACGGCTGCGGCGGCATCCCGGAGGAGGATCTGCCCCGGGTGTTCGACACCGGCTGGCGGGGCTCCCAGGCCCGTACGCCGCCGGCCGGTGCGGGTCTTGGACTGGCCATCGTCCGCGGGATCGTCGAGGCGCACGCGGGCCGCGCCGAGGTGAGCAACGTGAGCGGCGGCTGCCGCTTCGAGGTGTCCCTGCCCGCCGCAGCGCCGCGCTGA
- a CDS encoding ABC transporter substrate-binding protein, with amino-acid sequence MARQSHWEFFDDRGRLASAPRTPARTVTYIQAGAALFDHGLLPAGVFGSAHDGAGPDPAKAGDLPLTEVSYLGSGPGVDADAVLATDPDLVVAVTYGSDQIYGLDPDTAKYLEERVPVVVLDVGQGRSFDEVRERFGALALSLGAVPDPSAAAGLEAARARLGAAAAEAAGVRVLALSPAGQDSVHLARPGAWSDLRALSACGVGLAEPEAGAGVNWSTTDWAAAAGLEPDVVLVDVRANAFPVERLRGVAHWDELRARARLLPWNPEIPPSAPAHTRFYDEAAEVLGA; translated from the coding sequence ATGGCGCGACAATCGCACTGGGAATTCTTCGACGACCGCGGGCGGCTGGCTTCCGCACCGCGTACCCCGGCCCGGACGGTCACCTATATACAGGCGGGCGCCGCACTGTTCGACCACGGGCTGCTGCCGGCGGGCGTGTTCGGCTCCGCCCACGACGGCGCGGGCCCCGATCCGGCCAAGGCCGGCGACCTGCCGCTGACCGAGGTGAGCTACCTCGGGTCGGGCCCGGGTGTCGACGCGGACGCCGTACTGGCCACCGATCCTGATCTGGTGGTGGCCGTGACCTACGGCTCCGACCAGATCTACGGCCTGGATCCGGACACGGCCAAGTACCTGGAGGAACGCGTTCCGGTCGTTGTGCTCGACGTCGGCCAAGGGCGTTCGTTCGACGAGGTGCGTGAGCGGTTCGGCGCGCTGGCGCTCTCCCTCGGTGCGGTGCCCGACCCGTCGGCCGCGGCCGGACTCGAAGCGGCGCGGGCGCGGCTGGGCGCCGCCGCGGCCGAAGCGGCCGGGGTGCGGGTCCTGGCGCTGTCGCCGGCGGGGCAGGACAGCGTCCATCTCGCCAGGCCCGGTGCCTGGTCCGATCTGCGGGCCCTGTCGGCGTGCGGCGTCGGCCTGGCCGAGCCGGAAGCGGGCGCCGGGGTCAACTGGTCCACCACCGACTGGGCCGCCGCCGCCGGGCTGGAGCCGGACGTGGTTCTGGTGGATGTGCGGGCCAACGCCTTCCCCGTCGAGCGGTTGCGGGGGGTGGCGCACTGGGACGAACTCCGGGCCCGGGCGCGGCTCCTGCCGTGGAACCCTGAGATCCCGCCCAGCGCGCCGGCGCACACCCGTTTCTATGACGAGGCCGCCGAAGTCCTCGGGGCGTAG
- a CDS encoding NADP-dependent oxidoreductase — protein sequence MTTTNRQVRLAARPAGEPRDTDWQHVEEPVGEPADGEFLVQVLYLSIDPAMRGWMNAGRSYIRPVEIGEVMRAGAVGRVTASRHPGFAVGDHVSGTFGVQEFCLSDGRGVIKVDPAAAPLPTYLGTLGMSGLTAYFGLIDIGRPEPGQTVVVSGAAGAVGSIVGQIAKILGCRVIGIAGGERKCRLVVDEFGFDAAIDYQSEDVRKALREHAPDGVDVYFDNVGGDILDAVLLRLARGARVVICGAVSQYNSTRPQGPANYMSLLVNRASMTGMVVFDYADRYAEGVAQLAKWRAEGRLTSLEDVVPGGVAAFPETLMRLFRGANHGKLVLEVAGGQGTGTAKGEGGSR from the coding sequence ATGACCACAACCAACCGCCAGGTGCGCCTGGCCGCACGTCCCGCAGGCGAGCCGCGCGACACCGACTGGCAGCACGTCGAGGAGCCCGTCGGTGAGCCGGCCGACGGGGAGTTCCTGGTGCAGGTCCTGTACCTGTCGATCGACCCGGCGATGCGCGGCTGGATGAACGCCGGCCGGTCCTACATCCGCCCGGTGGAGATCGGCGAGGTGATGCGCGCCGGCGCGGTGGGCCGGGTGACCGCCTCCCGGCACCCCGGCTTCGCCGTCGGCGACCATGTGTCCGGCACGTTCGGCGTGCAGGAGTTCTGCCTCTCCGACGGGCGCGGCGTCATCAAGGTCGACCCGGCGGCGGCGCCCCTGCCGACCTATCTCGGCACGCTCGGCATGTCGGGCCTGACTGCCTACTTCGGACTCATCGACATCGGACGTCCCGAGCCGGGCCAGACCGTCGTGGTCTCCGGTGCGGCCGGAGCCGTCGGCAGCATCGTCGGCCAGATCGCCAAGATCCTCGGCTGCCGGGTCATCGGTATAGCAGGCGGTGAGCGCAAATGCCGCCTGGTGGTCGACGAGTTCGGGTTCGACGCCGCGATCGACTACCAGAGCGAGGACGTCCGCAAGGCGCTGCGCGAGCACGCCCCCGACGGCGTCGACGTGTACTTCGACAACGTCGGCGGCGACATCCTGGACGCCGTGCTGCTCCGGCTGGCGCGCGGAGCCCGCGTCGTGATCTGCGGTGCGGTCTCCCAGTACAACAGCACCCGGCCGCAGGGCCCCGCCAACTACATGTCGCTGCTGGTCAACCGCGCCTCCATGACAGGCATGGTGGTGTTCGACTACGCCGACCGCTACGCGGAGGGCGTCGCGCAGCTCGCGAAGTGGCGGGCGGAGGGCCGGCTCACCTCGCTGGAGGACGTGGTCCCCGGAGGGGTCGCGGCGTTCCCGGAGACCCTGATGCGGCTGTTCCGCGGTGCCAACCACGGAAAGCTGGTTCTCGAGGTCGCGGGTGGGCAAGGTACAGGCACAGCCAAAGGGGAGGGTGGGAGCCGGTGA
- a CDS encoding NAD(P)-binding protein: MIVCGDDALAHRLAGELREVYGERVTLVVPAAQASRSPELPLSGRVRASALFGRMSAAMTRAVGPTAPTAPGDTPPPDLPRVVETLELDENVLLEAGVGRAAALALVHDDDETNIRAALAARRLNPQLRLVIRLYNRKLGQHLAELLDQAAALSLPGLTAQALDASTTVLSDADTAAPALAATAVAGTSKIVQADGLLLRAVERTPPARGEVADPGLCTLALLSSTTNDPAGAEGSDRSGQEGPRLLPDDRSVAEATGRGTVVLEAISYRAGGREPGPLAGRSVPLGRLFSRRLRWSLAGLGAAVVALAVASWITTGDDPLHATYLVLLDLFAMGDPAAGADADRQVLQLLTGLAGLMLLPLAVAAALEALGTFRTASALRRPPRGLSGHVVLLGLGKIGTRVLMRLRELGIPVVCVEEDPEARGIALVRRLRVPTVMGDVTEEGVLEAAKIHRAHALLALTSVDTTNLEAALYARSAKPDLRVALRIYDDDFATAVYRSLRAAHPDALTRSRSVSTLAAPAFAVAMMGRQILGAVPVERKVLLFAAVDVAGHPQLEGRTVAEAFRPGAWRIVALDATDPGDRQPDLANARRDHEGNPTGLVWDLHPGYVLRAQDRVVVAATRRGAAELLGRRRQLHPGG; encoded by the coding sequence ATGATCGTGTGCGGGGACGACGCCCTCGCCCACCGGCTGGCCGGCGAACTCCGCGAGGTGTACGGCGAACGGGTCACCCTCGTCGTACCGGCAGCCCAGGCTTCACGGAGCCCTGAACTGCCGCTTTCCGGGCGGGTCAGGGCGTCCGCGCTCTTCGGCCGGATGTCCGCCGCCATGACCAGGGCCGTCGGCCCCACCGCCCCCACCGCTCCCGGTGACACCCCGCCGCCCGATCTGCCGAGGGTCGTCGAGACCCTGGAGCTCGACGAGAACGTACTCCTCGAAGCCGGCGTCGGCCGGGCCGCCGCACTGGCGCTGGTCCACGACGACGACGAGACGAACATCCGGGCCGCCCTCGCCGCACGCAGACTCAACCCCCAGTTGCGCCTGGTGATCCGGCTCTACAACCGCAAACTCGGCCAGCACCTCGCCGAACTCCTCGACCAGGCCGCCGCGCTGTCCCTCCCCGGCCTCACCGCTCAGGCACTCGACGCGTCGACCACCGTGCTCTCCGACGCGGACACCGCGGCCCCCGCGCTGGCCGCGACCGCCGTCGCCGGCACCAGCAAGATCGTCCAGGCGGACGGTCTGCTGCTGAGGGCCGTGGAGCGCACCCCGCCCGCCCGTGGCGAGGTCGCCGACCCCGGCCTGTGCACGCTCGCCCTGCTGTCGTCCACCACCAACGACCCCGCGGGCGCGGAAGGTTCCGACCGGAGCGGACAGGAAGGACCGCGCCTGCTGCCCGACGACCGGAGCGTCGCGGAGGCCACCGGACGCGGCACCGTTGTGCTCGAAGCCATCTCCTACCGAGCGGGGGGAAGGGAACCGGGCCCCCTCGCCGGCCGGAGCGTCCCCCTCGGCCGGCTGTTCTCCCGGCGGCTGCGCTGGTCGCTGGCAGGGCTCGGCGCCGCCGTCGTCGCCCTGGCCGTCGCCTCGTGGATCACCACCGGCGACGATCCGCTGCACGCCACGTACCTCGTCCTGCTGGACCTGTTCGCCATGGGCGACCCCGCGGCAGGCGCCGACGCCGACCGGCAGGTCCTGCAACTCCTCACCGGCCTGGCCGGTTTGATGCTGCTGCCGCTGGCGGTCGCGGCGGCGCTGGAGGCCCTCGGTACCTTCCGCACCGCGTCCGCCCTGCGCCGCCCGCCGCGCGGCCTGTCCGGACACGTCGTCCTGCTGGGGTTGGGGAAGATCGGCACCCGGGTGCTGATGCGCCTGCGGGAACTGGGCATCCCCGTCGTGTGTGTCGAGGAGGACCCCGAGGCCCGCGGCATCGCCCTCGTCCGCCGGCTGCGGGTGCCCACCGTGATGGGCGACGTGACCGAGGAGGGTGTCCTGGAGGCCGCCAAGATCCACCGGGCGCACGCACTGCTCGCCCTCACCAGCGTCGACACCACGAACCTCGAGGCGGCGCTCTACGCCCGCTCCGCCAAACCCGACCTCCGCGTGGCGTTGCGCATCTACGACGACGACTTCGCGACGGCCGTCTACCGCAGCCTGCGCGCCGCGCACCCCGATGCCCTGACCCGCAGCCGCAGCGTGTCCACACTCGCCGCGCCCGCTTTCGCCGTCGCCATGATGGGGCGCCAGATCCTGGGCGCCGTACCGGTGGAACGCAAGGTGCTGCTCTTCGCCGCCGTCGACGTGGCCGGACACCCCCAACTGGAGGGACGCACCGTCGCCGAGGCTTTCAGGCCCGGGGCATGGCGGATCGTCGCACTCGACGCCACGGACCCCGGCGACCGGCAACCCGACCTGGCGAACGCCCGCCGCGACCATGAAGGCAACCCGACCGGGCTGGTGTGGGACCTCCATCCCGGCTACGTGCTGCGGGCCCAGGACCGGGTGGTCGTCGCCGCGACGCGGCGGGGCGCCGCCGAACTCCTGGGACGGCGGCGACAGTTGCACCCGGGTGGATAG